Proteins from a single region of Apium graveolens cultivar Ventura chromosome 7, ASM990537v1, whole genome shotgun sequence:
- the LOC141674167 gene encoding uncharacterized protein LOC141674167, giving the protein MDVCFKFVQDWKEARSKGVTKVPNKKQPMQGNSRRWQPPENGEYKVNVDAAWSQGVDFCSTGMVLRDSSGHFIEGRTMHLPQAGDVLEAEALAIREALSWVKNMEVMKVMVESDSLVAVNAINGVNNYLLEVGHIIDHCRLLLQSMPSVRVKFVRKQANEVAHGLAKMPCSSNCLVIFTSPPTHLVETCNFDMV; this is encoded by the coding sequence ATGGACGTATGTTTTAAATTTGTGCAAGACTGGAAAGAGGCAAGGTCGAAAGGGGTGACAAAGGTTCCAAATAAAAAGCAGCCTATGCAGGGTAATTCAAGAAGGTGGCAACCTCCGGAGAACGGGGAATATAAGGTAAACGTCGATGCAGCGTGGTCACAAGGGGTTGATTTCTGCAGTACTGGTATGGTCCTTCGTGATAGCAGTGGGCATTTTATTGAAGGTAGAACCATGCATCTTCCACAGGCTGGAGATGTACTAGAAGCTGAAGCACTAGCGATAAGGGAAGCGCTTTCCTGGGTAAAAAACATGGAGGTAATGAAGGTAATGGTGGAGTCGGATTCACTAGTTGCAGTCAATGCAATTAATGGTGTGAACAATTATCTTTTGGAGGTTGGACACATTATTGACCATTGCAGATTATTGCTCCAGTCAATGCCTAGTGTTAGGGTTAAATTTGTTCGAAAGCAAGCTAACGAGGTAGCTCATGGTCTAGCTAAAATGCCTTGTTCAAGTAATTGCTTAGTGATTTTCACGTCTCCTCCTACACATTTGGTCGAGACTTGTAATTTTGATATGGTTTGA